A genomic stretch from Spongiibacter nanhainus includes:
- the rpsT gene encoding 30S ribosomal protein S20: MANSPQARKRARQAEKRRSHNASLRSMVRTYLKRVVAAIESGDQQAAKTAYDAAVPVLDRVADKGIYHKNKAARHKSRLNARIKAMAA; encoded by the coding sequence GTGGCTAACTCTCCACAAGCACGGAAACGCGCACGTCAGGCGGAAAAACGTCGTTCGCATAACGCCAGTCTGCGCTCCATGGTTCGCACCTACCTCAAGCGTGTAGTTGCGGCAATCGAATCCGGTGACCAGCAAGCGGCTAAAACCGCCTACGACGCTGCTGTACCCGTTCTTGACCGCGTTGCCGACAAAGGCATTTACCACAAGAACAAAGCGGCACGTCATAAGAGCCGCCTCAATGCCCGCATTAAGGCGATGGCTGCGTAA
- a CDS encoding polyprenyl synthetase family protein: MHQIRQVVDSEFAAVNDFIIEQLHSNVPLVENIGHYIVDAGGKRLRPLLTLLCAGATGNIGHDSVRLAAVIEFIHTATLLHDDVVDLSELRRGRPTANANWGNAPSVLVGDFLYSRAFQILVGIGSMPLMDLLSHTTNTVAEGEVLQLTRVGDSATSEEDYFDVIRGKTAVLFAAACSGAAIINSAASHRETLHQYGLNLGIAFQLVDDILDYQGNPEETGKNVGDDLAEGKPTLPLIYALQHAKPEQQQQIRQAIEQRSAEHLTEILHTVQSCGALEYCQRQAEYFSNAAAESLNTLPASAYRDALVSLTTLALQRRS, encoded by the coding sequence ATGCATCAGATTCGACAGGTCGTGGACAGCGAATTTGCCGCCGTCAACGACTTCATTATTGAGCAACTCCATTCCAACGTGCCCCTGGTGGAAAACATCGGGCACTACATTGTCGATGCTGGCGGAAAACGTCTGCGCCCGTTATTGACCCTGCTCTGCGCCGGCGCCACCGGCAATATTGGTCACGATTCAGTTCGACTGGCCGCGGTGATTGAATTTATCCACACTGCAACCCTGCTGCACGATGACGTGGTGGACCTGTCGGAACTGCGGCGCGGCCGCCCCACCGCCAACGCCAACTGGGGCAATGCCCCCAGCGTACTGGTGGGGGACTTCCTCTACTCCCGGGCCTTCCAGATATTGGTGGGCATCGGCAGCATGCCGCTGATGGATCTGCTGTCCCACACCACCAACACCGTGGCAGAAGGGGAAGTTCTCCAACTTACCCGGGTTGGCGACAGCGCCACCAGCGAAGAAGATTACTTCGATGTGATTCGCGGCAAAACCGCCGTGCTATTCGCCGCCGCCTGTAGCGGTGCCGCCATCATTAACAGCGCCGCAAGCCACCGCGAGACACTGCACCAATACGGTCTCAACCTGGGCATCGCCTTTCAATTGGTGGACGACATTCTCGACTACCAGGGCAACCCCGAGGAGACCGGCAAGAACGTCGGCGACGATCTGGCTGAGGGCAAGCCCACCCTGCCGCTGATCTATGCGCTCCAGCATGCCAAGCCTGAACAGCAGCAGCAAATTCGGCAGGCCATCGAACAGCGTTCCGCCGAGCACCTGACAGAGATCCTTCACACCGTGCAATCCTGTGGCGCACTGGAGTACTGCCAACGCCAAGCCGAGTATTTCTCTAACGCGGCAGCCGAGTCACTCAACACACTGCCGGCGTCCGCCTACCGGGACGCTCTGGTGTCATTAACCACCCTCGCCCTTCAGCGGCGCAGCTAG
- the rplU gene encoding 50S ribosomal protein L21 yields the protein MYAVIESGGKQHRVEEGETLKLEKLEIATGETVTFDKVLLVKAGEDLKIGAPYVDGSKVTAEVVAQGRHDKVKIVKFRRRKHSMKQAGHRQWYTEVKITGISA from the coding sequence ATGTACGCAGTGATCGAGAGCGGTGGCAAGCAGCACCGTGTTGAAGAGGGCGAAACCCTCAAGCTGGAAAAACTGGAAATCGCCACCGGCGAGACCGTGACCTTTGACAAGGTACTGCTGGTCAAAGCGGGTGAAGATCTGAAAATTGGCGCTCCCTACGTGGACGGCAGCAAGGTTACTGCGGAAGTCGTGGCACAAGGTCGTCACGACAAAGTGAAGATCGTTAAGTTTCGCCGTCGCAAGCACAGCATGAAGCAGGCGGGACATCGCCAGTGGTATACTGAAGTCAAAATCACTGGTATCAGCGCCTAA
- a CDS encoding diacylglycerol kinase, producing the protein MMNKPGRSGFMRIIHATGYSQKGLRAAWQHEEAFRQEAILAAILLPTAFWLGQTALERIALIIPVFLVVIVELVNSAIEAAIDRISMDRHPLSGQAKDIGSAAVLMSLLLCAVSWGLIIQQRFF; encoded by the coding sequence ATGATGAATAAACCAGGCCGCTCCGGCTTTATGCGTATCATCCACGCCACCGGCTACTCGCAGAAAGGTCTGCGCGCCGCCTGGCAACACGAAGAGGCCTTTCGCCAAGAAGCCATCCTGGCGGCGATACTGTTGCCCACGGCGTTTTGGCTGGGGCAGACCGCCCTGGAGCGTATCGCACTGATTATCCCCGTGTTTCTGGTGGTTATCGTCGAGCTGGTCAACTCCGCCATCGAAGCCGCCATCGACCGCATAAGCATGGACCGCCACCCGCTTTCCGGCCAGGCCAAAGACATTGGCTCCGCCGCCGTTTTGATGAGCCTGCTGCTGTGCGCGGTGAGTTGGGGATTGATTATTCAACAGCGCTTTTTCTGA
- the rpmA gene encoding 50S ribosomal protein L27, whose protein sequence is MAHKKAGGSTRNGRDSESKRLGVKRFGGQVVTAGSIIVRQRGTKFHAGENVGCGTDHTLFAKSDGVVKFETKGPKGRKFVSIVAA, encoded by the coding sequence ATGGCTCACAAAAAAGCTGGTGGTAGTACCCGTAACGGGCGCGATTCGGAAAGTAAACGCTTAGGTGTGAAGCGCTTCGGTGGCCAGGTTGTCACTGCAGGCAGCATCATCGTTCGTCAGCGCGGCACCAAGTTCCACGCTGGTGAAAACGTCGGTTGCGGCACAGACCACACTCTGTTCGCCAAGTCGGACGGCGTGGTTAAGTTCGAAACCAAAGGCCCAAAAGGCCGTAAATTCGTGAGCATTGTCGCGGCCTGA
- the cgtA gene encoding Obg family GTPase CgtA, with product MKFVDEAVIRVAAGRGGNGCLSFRREKYIPKGGPDGGDGGDGGSVILRADSAINTLVDFRYVRAYQAQVGEQGRGSNCRGKSGEDLILDVPVGTTVIDEDTREVLGDLVAAGDTLKVAQGGFHGLGNTRFKSSTNRAPRQFTRGTDGEVRNLRLELKVLADVGLLGLPNAGKSTFIRAVSAAKPRVADYPFTTLVPNLGVVKVQPHRAFVIADIPGLVEGAAEGAGLGVRFLKHLTRTRLLLHIVDMAPFDGSEPVDAVRSIVSELEKFSPALAQRQRWLVLNKMDLIPEEEREARCAELIEALNWQGPVYQVSAISGDNTEGLCQDVLHFVEEQDEYFSHNPEAAAEERALQESMQAEARERLRAQAEARRLARMANQGDDDEDDDDDGDVEVIYRP from the coding sequence ATGAAATTCGTCGATGAGGCGGTAATCCGGGTGGCGGCCGGCCGCGGTGGAAATGGCTGCCTCAGCTTTCGCCGCGAAAAATACATTCCCAAAGGTGGCCCTGACGGCGGCGATGGCGGCGACGGCGGCAGTGTGATTCTGCGCGCTGACTCCGCCATCAATACGCTGGTGGATTTTCGCTACGTACGTGCCTATCAAGCCCAAGTGGGCGAGCAGGGGCGGGGAAGCAACTGCCGGGGCAAAAGTGGCGAAGATTTGATCCTCGACGTGCCGGTAGGTACCACGGTGATCGATGAGGACACCCGGGAAGTGTTAGGGGACCTGGTTGCGGCCGGTGACACCCTAAAAGTGGCCCAGGGCGGTTTCCACGGCTTGGGTAACACCCGCTTTAAATCCAGTACCAATCGCGCGCCACGGCAGTTTACCCGGGGCACCGACGGCGAGGTCCGCAACCTTCGACTGGAGCTGAAAGTGCTGGCCGATGTGGGGCTGCTGGGCTTGCCCAACGCCGGCAAGTCAACGTTTATTCGCGCCGTCTCTGCGGCCAAGCCTCGAGTTGCAGACTACCCCTTTACCACCTTGGTGCCTAACTTGGGGGTGGTCAAAGTTCAGCCCCATCGCGCTTTTGTGATTGCCGACATTCCCGGCTTGGTAGAGGGGGCTGCCGAGGGCGCGGGCTTGGGGGTGCGCTTTCTTAAACACCTGACCCGAACTCGCCTGCTATTGCACATTGTTGATATGGCGCCCTTTGATGGCAGTGAGCCTGTGGATGCGGTGCGCAGCATTGTTAGTGAACTGGAAAAATTCAGCCCCGCTCTGGCCCAGCGTCAGCGCTGGCTGGTACTCAACAAAATGGACTTAATCCCCGAAGAGGAGCGCGAGGCTCGCTGTGCTGAGTTGATTGAGGCGCTGAATTGGCAGGGGCCGGTTTATCAGGTGTCGGCCATCAGCGGCGACAATACCGAGGGGCTTTGTCAGGACGTGCTGCACTTTGTCGAGGAGCAGGACGAGTACTTTAGCCATAACCCTGAGGCGGCCGCCGAGGAGCGGGCGTTGCAGGAGTCGATGCAGGCAGAGGCTCGGGAGCGCTTGCGGGCACAGGCCGAAGCGCGGCGCCTGGCGAGGATGGCGAATCAGGGCGACGACGATGAAGACGATGACGACGACGGGGACGTGGAAGTTATCTACCGCCCTTAA
- the proB gene encoding glutamate 5-kinase, with product MTREKLTSARRLVVKIGSALLTDDGKGLYAQGLDSWVAQLAALQQSGREVVLVSSGAVAEGMTRLGWSQRPEDLHQLQAAAAVGQVGLVHAYETRFRQHGLQTAQILLGHDDISARDRYLNARSTLMTLLELNVVPVVNENDTVVTDEIRFGDNDTLAALVANLIDADALIILTDQQGLYASDPRHNPDAELISDAQASDTQLDPMVGGSGGGLGRGGMLTKLRAARLAARSGSDTVIAGGRVDEVLTRLLAGEELGTLLRADQAPMAARKKWLAGQLRSQGTLQLDAGAVRVLRQQGRSLLAVGVTRVSGRFNRGDLVLCIGPDGEEVARGLVNYSADEAKKIAGVGSKDIAEVLGYIGDPELIHRDNLAVS from the coding sequence GTGACGCGGGAAAAACTCACTTCAGCCCGGCGCCTGGTGGTCAAGATTGGTTCGGCGCTGCTCACTGACGATGGCAAGGGGCTTTATGCTCAGGGCCTGGATAGTTGGGTCGCTCAACTGGCGGCGCTACAGCAGAGTGGCCGGGAGGTGGTGCTGGTGTCCTCCGGGGCAGTGGCGGAGGGCATGACCCGACTGGGTTGGTCGCAACGCCCCGAAGACCTGCATCAATTGCAGGCAGCGGCGGCGGTGGGGCAGGTTGGGCTGGTGCACGCCTACGAAACCCGCTTTCGCCAGCACGGACTGCAGACTGCGCAGATTCTATTGGGGCACGATGATATCTCTGCCCGGGACCGCTACCTCAATGCCCGCAGTACCCTGATGACCCTGCTAGAGCTCAACGTGGTGCCGGTAGTCAATGAAAACGACACCGTGGTAACCGATGAAATCCGCTTTGGTGATAACGACACTCTGGCTGCCCTGGTGGCTAACCTGATCGATGCCGATGCGCTGATCATCCTCACTGACCAGCAGGGCTTGTATGCCAGCGATCCCCGCCACAACCCCGATGCCGAGCTGATCAGTGATGCTCAGGCCTCCGATACTCAGTTGGATCCCATGGTGGGTGGCAGCGGTGGTGGTCTTGGTCGTGGCGGCATGCTGACCAAACTGAGGGCGGCGCGCCTGGCGGCGCGCTCTGGCAGCGACACCGTTATTGCTGGCGGTCGAGTCGATGAGGTGCTGACGCGGCTATTGGCCGGTGAGGAGCTGGGAACGCTGTTGCGAGCGGATCAGGCCCCTATGGCGGCCCGCAAAAAATGGCTGGCTGGACAGTTGCGCAGTCAGGGTACCTTGCAGCTGGATGCCGGCGCGGTGCGGGTATTGCGACAGCAGGGGCGCAGTTTGCTGGCGGTGGGGGTAACCCGTGTCAGCGGTCGTTTTAACCGCGGCGATCTGGTGCTGTGTATCGGACCGGACGGCGAAGAAGTGGCTCGCGGGTTGGTAAATTACAGCGCCGACGAGGCGAAAAAAATAGCTGGTGTGGGCAGCAAGGATATTGCCGAAGTGTTGGGCTATATCGGTGATCCGGAGCTCATTCATCGGGACAATTTGGCGGTCAGTTAG